The Gottschalkia purinilytica genome segment GGCATCTATGATAAATGTAATACCCCTTATACCACAAAATGAGATGATAAATTATCGTGTACCTTCATGTGATGAATTAAATGATGCTCGATTAGGAGTGGAAAAGTTTTTACCTGCATTTAGACACTGCAAACAGTGTAGAGCAGATGCATGTGGAATACCTGGAGCAAACATTGACTTATCAGAATTGCTTTATGAACAGCCCTTACAGACTTTTTCTCATGGATAAGATAAATTAAGGAGGTGGCTTTATGGGATTAAGAGTAGCTGTAGCTAGTAACGACGGAAGAATAGTGAACCAACATTTTGGTAGAACAAATAAATTCTTTATTTTTGATATAGATGGAGATACAACTTACAAATTTTTAGAAATAAGGGAAACGACACCTGTATGTAGTTTAGGAGTACATGATGATGATGCACTACAAAAAACTATAGAATTGTTAGAAGATTGTAATATTGTATTTGTCAGCAGAATAGGACCAGGTGCTGAACATGCACTTAAAATTAAGGGAATCCAAACATATGAAATGTTTGACTATATAGATAATTCCCTTAA includes the following:
- a CDS encoding NifB/NifX family molybdenum-iron cluster-binding protein; its protein translation is MGLRVAVASNDGRIVNQHFGRTNKFFIFDIDGDTTYKFLEIRETTPVCSLGVHDDDALQKTIELLEDCNIVFVSRIGPGAEHALKIKGIQTYEMFDYIDNSLKNLASMNL